The sequence tagctaaaggttggTAAACGTACCAAtcggcactctgtaaaaatggaccaatcagcattctgtaaaatggaccaatgagcgctctgtaaaatggaccaatcagcaggatgtgggtggggccaaagaagggaataaaagctggccagcAGGCGCTGGTAGCAGCAACCTGCCGGGGTGGCCTTCCGCGCGGTGGGCGTGGGCGTGGGCGTGGGCGTGGGCGTGGGCGTGGGCGTGGGCGTGGGCGTGGGCGTGGGCGTGGGCGTGGGCGTGGGCGTGGGCGTGGGCGTCTTATGTTTCAAAGgagttggagtcttgctttgtcacccaggctgtagtgcagtggcatggtggtagctcactgcagccttcaactcctgggctcaagagatcctcttgcttcggcttcccaaggtgtggggattacagactcgtattttttgtttatctaaCTTTAAGCATGGCCTCTACCTCCCCCAGTCGTGACAACAACAACGTTTCCCTCCAGACTTCCAAATAGCTCCAGGAGGACAAAACCCCCCTTTTTCAACCGGGAGCTGAAGGATATTCAGGTTGCACCACTCAGAGCAGGTATACAAAAATATCTAAAGAGCTGATGTTATCTCAGTGAtatcccttcccttttttttttttttttttccgcttcGGTGACACCCTACTCTCCTGGTCTTCTCCCTACCTCGCTAGTCACTCCTTCCCGTCAGTCTCCTTTCCTGTACTTAAATTTCAGAGTACCCCAGGCGTTGGCCTGGGTCTTCTGCTCCCCACCTAAACTTAAACCACAGGTTTTCATCTGGTTCTCCAGCTTTAAATAGCATCTCCCTTGATAAACTCACAAAATAAGGCACTTTCAAGTCAATGGAAGAAATGATAGTATTGGGACAAAGGACTTTCTATATAcgggagaaaaaaaattgttcatcGCTGTAGGAGGGCTGCGGGGTCTCCTCCGCGCTCCCTTTTGAGCACCTACAGTGAGCGTAGGATTCCCACGGACACCCCAATCCACAAGTGAGTCAAGTTGACAGGGCTCCAAGAAAGACCCATGGAGGGAGAGGGGAACGTCCGGGGAGGCCAAGACTGAAGAAGGCTGCGAGTGAGACTTGGAGAAGCTGATGGCGGCTCTGCAAGTTCGCAACGCGACCCCCGCCAGGTCAGCAAGACCTCAGCGCGTGATCCTCGGATTCTGCGAAACCGGACCAGCGACTGGGTCCGAGAGCGCGGTCCCCACCAAAACGAGCACCAACCAATCGCTGGGGGAAACAGGCAGCCTCGTTTTAAGCCGTCAATCAGAGACCGCGGCGACCCATTATAACCACCTCGAGAACCAATGAAAAACGGGGATTCTCTCAGCCCGCCTCCCGAGCTTCAACCCCAAAGAGATCGATCGCGCAGTTTTATAAAAGgtacaaattagaaaacaattctGCGGCTGCATTAGAGACACTGTGTTTTCAAAGACGGTGGGGAGGGCTGGAGAAAAATCCTAGAAGCGAGCAAGACCGCACTACACCGAAACGTCGCGGGCAGCTGACTCGCCAGTCACCATTTAGCCCAGGGCCGACTGGGGACGGACGTGCCGCTGCGCGCTGACGTCACGCGCCAGGCCCCGCCCCACTGGCCGCCCATATAGCGTAAGCCTGGCGCGCGCGCGCATCATTGTGTGGCTGGACTCGGCCGCCGCTGTGGTGTGAGGCGCGTGTTCGGGCTCTTGCCGTCCCCGCACCTGCACCGCGGCTACTGGCTTGCGGTCCGCCGTTTGACAACCAGCCCTTGGGCCCCCGCCCGCCACGGACATGCCGCGCGTCTACATAGGACGCCTGAGCTACAACGTCCGGGAGAAGGACATCCAGCGCTTTTTCAGTGGCTATGGCCGCCTCCTCGAAGTAGACCTCAAAAATGGGTGAGTCGAGCCTGGGCGCCTGCCCCCAGCGTCCCAGGCCTGGTGGCGGCGGGAACTCTCCAAGGAAAAAGGCGGCCAAGGCCGCGGCGCCGCGTGGCAGGGCCTCCAAGATGGCGACGGCGCGGCGTCGCGGGGGCGCGCTGAGGGGTGCGGGCACGCGCACGGGCGCGCCCTGGCTAACGACGCCCCCGCCGTTGTCCGGCCCTGGCACCGCCCCCAGGTACGGCTTCGTGGAGTTCGAGGACTCCCGCGACGCCGACGACGCCGTTTACGAGCTGAACGGCAAGGAGCTCTGCGGCGAGCGCGTGATCGTAGAGCACGCCAGGGGCCCGCGTCGCGATCGCGACGGCTACAGCTACGGAAGCCGCAGTGAGTCCCACCCCCGCGCGCTCCGCGCCCTTGGGGACCCTGGGGGCGGGCGGGGGTGGGTGGGTTGGGGCCTCCCAGCCCGGGCAGGCGCGAGGGCTGGGGGTCGTTTGACTCGGGTGTCCCCGAGCCCCGCTGCCTTCATGTCTGCCCGGGGCAGCCATGGGACGCCGGAGCGCGGGGATTGGGTTTGGGTGTTTGGTTTTATTTGCGAAGTTGGGCGGGGGGTGGCTTCTTCTGGCCCCTTGTCAGCACTGTCACAGGTTCTAACCACAGAGGAAGTAAGGAGTGGCTGTATTTGTTGTATTCTCCTTACTTACCTATCAGTGCATTAGTTAGAGGTTCGGGGGcaggctggggtggaggtggggtaggGGGGCgggggacagggaagggag comes from Macaca fascicularis isolate 582-1 chromosome 10, T2T-MFA8v1.1 and encodes:
- the SRSF6 gene encoding serine/arginine-rich splicing factor 6 isoform X3 codes for the protein MPRVYIGRLSYNVREKDIQRFFSGYGRLLEVDLKNGYGFVEFEDSRDADDAVYELNGKELCGERVIVEHARGPRRDRDGYSYGSRMTNGAEAVSTEAKMTAFPDWPWLFHTLCDPCPMTLWLTLPEAMTTAAFCH